The genomic window TCTTTTGGGAAGCTGACAGAATCAATtcggtgtgtttctgtgcagacAAAACGAAGCTTGACTACTCACTGTGAGTCCGGTGCCCAAAACGATCACATCATATTCCTCATCCATGTTGTCTCACCGCCTCTCCCGTCTCGCCCTCTTTTTGCCTTGAGAAATGAAGGGTATTGAAAGCAAATAAAATTGGTTAGTCCACAAACCGGGTAACTGTCTCTCACTGTCTCTGCACAGGTCCTTTAAATTGctcttcaaagtaaaatattatttattaatcattGGGTATAAATGGCCAATGGAATACACAGTCCACACTGTCACCGGCGAGGACGACCAAAGATGGCCCTGATCGTGGAGCAGTCTAGAACAATGTCACTGCGCGTCGGCAAATAGTGCGCATCCTCCTTCCCTATTTCCCATCCTGCCACACAATGGACTCAAGCTGCAAAGCGAGAGACGCCGCTTTGAGCCGGCTTTGGCGATTGTTTATTTTGCACACGGGCTGTGCTGTTGTGGagtttggcttttgtttttggCCATTTTGAAACCACAATGTTTGTGTTCTCTAATTTCTTATTCTATCTTTCCTTCCCAGTTGTAGGCGCAGCGTTGCGTGGATGAAGGCAGTGATATCCTTCCGCTGCTACAGCTGTGTGGATGGGAGTTGCTTTCACTGACTGAGCGCACGCACTAGGCCTTTACAGCAGGGGTGTTTCCaagcttttcttctttctttctttttaacggGGTGGTACAGGGGTGTGGGGTGGGGGACCAGGAGTATGGCAGGGGGTCGTAATGTTTGATCggatttaaatattattaaagaaaagtgTCTTTTCTGCAGTCCTGTCTCCCAATAAAGACGGTGTTACAAGAAAAGCAGTGCTGCAAAAGATTTGGATAACCTTTCTGCAAAGTGGCTAAACAAGCATTTAGGCCTCTTTTTTAAGTAAATGTCACATTCCTATTTAAGTAGTCTGTTTTGGCTGTGAAACGCTACCTACAGTCCCAAGTAGCTAAAGTAAAAGTATTTGTTATACAGAGTTAATTATGCAGTCATGATCACTGAATGATTAATATATTGTCCTTTTTATGTTACCGTGATGTTGAGGTTTATATATGCCTTACATTTGATAATATCACATAGGAGTTCAGCAGTAAGATGTTAGCATAATTATGCTTTTTGGGACAGGTAAAATGATAAGTAACTACAGCATTAACATAACTGTTATTAGGCTactgtttatttaattattagtaattattaatctctggctctcttccacaatgAATCTTTTGTCCTGGCTTTCTCCCATCACACCAACCCATTGCAGCACATggctgcccctctctgagcctggttctcttggagatttcttcctgtttaaagggagtttttccttcccattgacaccaagtgtttgctcatagagggttgttggattgttgttgtttttttatttttttgaggaGTGGCTTttcaattaaataaatgtttagactgatttatttatctatttattatttactcaATTACTTATTTGTAATTGTTAGGACATGAAACAAAGAGGGAATTTAACACTTTAACTCTTAAACGCTTAAGAGTATCTTGGATAATTAGTCTACGCCCTAAatgaaagtgtgaaaaaaagaaaatatggatATAAATGAAGTAATAATGGAAGACTGCCGTATTTGTTtaaacgcacacacatgcacacacaaacacacgcacaccatACTTTAAAGAATCAATTGTTCTGCTAAGCAATGTGGTCAACTGGTGGTACTGTAGCGGTTTCTCTCCTGGAAATGCTCAACTGAGAGCAAAGCTGTAGTGTGTCATTGGTGTCAGCAGCTGCTGCGGGCTGTTCGGGCTGAATGAAACAAGCAGGAAGTCATCTCTTCAGCACATGACTGTCAGGTGGTGTGGGTCACGTGAGCATAGAGTTACGGAAAAGTCTAAACGAAAATGGCAGGTTCGAGGAGCTCCACTCGGTTAATGGGTCTTTATATTCTACTTTTCGCCCCTTTTTTCGCCTTGGGGAGCGCCACGTCTCAAGTGCCTTTTCTTATGTGGTCCAGTGAACGgtaatatttagtttttcttattcattcagcAAAACTCACTTTAACTACCGGCAATGTTATCTTGTATGCTAACTCGAATGCTAACTCTTCTAGCTACTTTGCTGCCCAAcctattcaaattcaaattttatttgtcacacacacacacacaaccatacacagtatgacatgggggtgaaatgcttgtagctgtgcaattcccgaccattaaatgacagaaaaagattTATagcatttacaatttacaggttactacacaaatttacaaattaacttaaatTTACAGCAAACCTAGCAAACACCAATCGTTTAAAGTCTAGATGCTAAATATATAGAGGAGTATTTACACATAAATTGTAGAGATTTGCTTGTGCGTTTTGTTACAATTTGTTCATAATGGCCATCcttttatttcttaattttgAAATAACCCATAGAAGTAACGAGTCTCCCTGATTTAACCCCTAACCTGACGCTCTTTAGCACTAGTAGATATGTTTattctgttgttgttgatcttcatctgcaaaaagcaaagTAAGCTGTAAcatcaaacacatttacacTACAGACAGTGACTTTTGCTAGGGTACTGCACTTCCTTATGATGATGCACACAGGAGTTTAAAATGTGGAAGTATACTACTGTATGAGGTGGTGTGTTAAGCAGGAGGACAAAGCAAGGTTGATATACCAAAATAGTTTTCTTTGATGATAGGATGAATATCCGAttcgttatttttatttttgttgttgttatttagaCATTTCTTATATATGTGCcagctttacaggaaacacaggtTTGTTTGGGCCTACTCAAAGGATTCATTTGATTGACTAATGGGtctcttttaaaaatgaagTACATAAAGCCATAATAAAAGCCGCTGGgattttcagcattttcaaaAAATGTGTCAGTGCAACTGAACCACTTAATATCACaattcatctttattttttttttctttatgtttagcTTGCCACCACTGGCCTCACCTACAGCTGGTCATATAGCATCTTATGAGCAGCTGAGTGCCTACCTCACCTCTGCCTTCAGCTCTGGCTCCCACACCGTGCTGCTGTTCTTGCAGGACAAGGTCAGTACCTGACACATAAACTAGATTCTGGCCCTGTAATGAATATGTTTATGTCACTAAATTGTTCACCATTTGTTGATTTGAAAGCTAGTCATTTTATATGCAAGTTGTGCAAAATGGGGTAGTTGTACTGTATTCCCATGTGACACTGCAACAGTGTGGTGTGACAGTGAGTTTTGGCATCACTTCCCATTTCTCTGTTCCTCTGTGATACATTGGGTCTtttttgtggtggtggtggtggtggtgaacaCTCAGTGTTGTGACTGAgccatatatttatattttcccaTGTGATATTTTTAATCGTGACTGTAATCGTCATGAAATTGTCATTGTAAATCCTCTATGACTTTTAATCAACTACACAAGCACAAACAAGATATTCCTTTAGATGTAGCTTGCGTGAAAAGTATGAACGTGACAATGATTTCATTCCAGTTTGTTGTCAATTGAGGTATCGTGGAGCCGCCAGTTCACTCATATTTTGGCACACTAGCATACTGTCATGCATACACACAACAAGTCACTCAAACAGACATTAAGATTTGAAATGTAGTTTTTCCTAGTATTACTGAAACAAAGTAAATGAAAGAAGTAGCAGATAATAATTGTCCAAATTAATGTAATTTGTAcaggctgtatttttttttaagaatgatAAATACAAACTGAGCCATTAAAAAAGAATTCCGTTAAAATAATGTCTGATTATGAATGGCATTCAGTCAATTTAGCTGCTAAATTAATTGCTCGTGAGTTAATGGGACTGGTAAATGTTTTAGTTATTAAAGTCTTCCTGAATTCAagaattatttccttttttgtatttagttaAGCAAAGATGACTTCACAGTCTTTGGTGGCGTATTTGGGAATAAGGAGGATAGTGCCTTTAAAAACATTGAGGTATGTTTTTATAAACTATATGTTAGTCCAAAATTAATATAGTTTTTTCCTAGACAAACAGACTGATAATTGTGCCCACTTGATCCTTTTCAGGATGCAATGCAGTCTTCTACCTCAAAAGTGACACTGCCTGCCTTGGAGTGGTCTGGTTCCTTTAACATGGCAGCTCTGCTGCAGGAGAAGCTCGGTGTTTCGCCTGTGCTCGTCGATGCAGACACTCTCTCACATCTGACTATCAAAACGTCTGTCAGCAACCTCCTGCTCATCAATCTTCCTTATTGTAGCAGgtgagattttgttttgttcaaagTTATATTGAATAATCAgttatctgtttttaattaataCTTAAAgtctattatttttaaattgttttgtaGCTTACAGAAGTCATGCAAGGAAGTCCTACATGAGAATGGTATGTTTTTAAGTGCTGaggattaaaaacatttataactGTATATGACATTTACAATTACAAACATGTATAATTGTAGTCAGCATTATATGTTATATTTTGATTTGTGTAtaatttgaatgcattttgCTGTCAACAGATGAAATTATTGGAAAAGTTCTGAGTtcaatgaaagcaaaaaacatccCATACACTGCAATATACACAGGATTCCAGCCATCACgagtatgtttttaaaattagtCAAAACGTGCCACATTATAACACATTCTCAATGTTTGGGTATTTTTTGAGAATGAACAACATTTTGATAACTTTGCAGGTGATTTCAGAAACCCCGATTTCTGATCAGCCAGTGGGTCGGTCCTTGCTACAAGCAGATGGACCTGAAGTTAAGCCTCCCATCATGTTTAATGTATCTGGTGGTCCCTGCATAATGCTGTGGGCTCAAAATCTCACTGTCAGACTGAGTCCGAGCTCACCATGGATCGACCTTGCTCAGGATGTACCTTCCTTTGTTGGATCACTGTGTAATGGCAGTACCTCACGGTAAAGTGGCCTTTCATTATTTCCCAAAGCAATATCCAGCCTGTGatgagtttagttttttttttttttgttatttaaagagaaataatcagttgcatgttttatttttttctcatttcaggCTTGTGCTTAGTTACCAATCAGGCTTTAGATTAAGGTAAGGCAAAAAGTTGCTTATTAAAGATTCAATATTGTACCTTTTCAATTAGTTAATAACTCTAACATGTCCCCAGGATGTGCTTTTCAATTTTGTGCTCAATGTACCACAGCAATAGTATTTCtatgtatttgtatttactGTTTAAATATCATGC from Astatotilapia calliptera chromosome 20, fAstCal1.2, whole genome shotgun sequence includes these protein-coding regions:
- the LOC113013328 gene encoding V-type proton ATPase subunit S1-like translates to MAGSRSSTRLMGLYILLFAPFFALGSATSQVPFLMWSSERLPPLASPTAGHIASYEQLSAYLTSAFSSGSHTVLLFLQDKLSKDDFTVFGGVFGNKEDSAFKNIEDAMQSSTSKVTLPALEWSGSFNMAALLQEKLGVSPVLVDADTLSHLTIKTSVSNLLLINLPYCSSLQKSCKEVLHENDEIIGKVLSSMKAKNIPYTAIYTGFQPSRVISETPISDQPVGRSLLQADGPEVKPPIMFNVSGGPCIMLWAQNLTVRLSPSSPWIDLAQDVPSFVGSLCNGSTSRLVLSYQSGFRLSFSMSKRFYSVSAREWFSLDAVELQYANLSASYIASRDIYAPAEYSFHCQSVANFGDILLHTNTTDTNSSQWRLNFIDFQIQGFGLANSTNFSYASDCASFFTPAIWMGLVTVLLTLLILVYGLHMIMQINTMDRFDDPKGPSISVPQSE